A genomic region of Deltaproteobacteria bacterium contains the following coding sequences:
- a CDS encoding mechanosensitive ion channel family protein, translating into MERVALTLQKHFDAIVAWLLTSGIRILLILVLAAVACRLARVLTERLNSFMQGLTDSLERQKRARTLSHIVRTIALTILLIVTTMTVLGEIGVNLAPVLAAAGIGGLAVGFGAQNLVRDVITGFFILLEDQIRVGDIVKVGDKAGLVEHISLRVLTLRDFDGSVHLIPHGTITTVTNMTKDCSYAVLDVGISSREDADTVIKILNDVGEELRNDPLFASDILEDLEVVGIDSFSAARIVIKGRIKTAPIKQWRVAREFRRRLKKSFDHHGIELP; encoded by the coding sequence ATGGAACGCGTTGCGCTCACCCTGCAAAAACATTTTGACGCGATTGTCGCGTGGCTCCTGACGTCAGGCATTCGCATCCTCCTCATTCTTGTCCTTGCGGCTGTGGCGTGTCGTCTGGCGCGAGTCCTCACCGAACGCCTGAACTCGTTCATGCAGGGATTAACAGATTCTCTTGAGCGGCAGAAACGCGCGCGCACGCTGAGCCATATCGTCCGAACTATCGCCCTGACCATTCTGCTGATCGTCACCACCATGACCGTTCTTGGTGAAATCGGCGTCAATCTTGCTCCGGTTCTGGCAGCTGCTGGCATTGGCGGGCTCGCCGTCGGTTTTGGTGCCCAGAATCTCGTGCGCGACGTGATTACCGGCTTCTTCATTCTTCTTGAAGATCAAATCCGCGTCGGTGACATTGTCAAAGTCGGAGATAAAGCCGGTCTCGTCGAGCATATCAGCCTCCGGGTCCTCACACTGCGTGACTTCGACGGCAGTGTGCATCTGATCCCCCATGGCACGATCACCACCGTCACGAACATGACCAAAGACTGTTCATACGCGGTGCTTGACGTTGGCATTTCCTCTCGTGAGGATGCGGATACCGTCATAAAGATTCTCAATGACGTTGGAGAAGAACTTCGTAATGACCCGTTGTTTGCCAGTGATATTCTTGAAGACCTGGAGGTCGTGGGAATCGACAGCTTTTCCGCTGCACGGATAGTGATAAAAGGGCGCATCAAAACTGCACCGATCAAACAATGGCGTGTTGCCCGTGAGTTTCGACGACGTCTGAAAAAATCCTTTGATCACCATGGGATTGAATTGCCGTAA